From a single Nicotiana tabacum cultivar K326 chromosome 8, ASM71507v2, whole genome shotgun sequence genomic region:
- the LOC142163268 gene encoding uncharacterized protein LOC142163268, whose amino-acid sequence MGETLYSLVYGTDAVIPVEVREPSLRYLDENGPSNDETRLQDLDKVEERRDMAHIRMVAQKQQVERYYNKKAKVRPLKVRDYVLKAKTQAMKDPNEGKLGTSWDGTYKITAAANKGAF is encoded by the coding sequence ATGGGTGAGACGCTATATTCACTAGTCTACGGGACTGACGCAGTTATACCCGTCGAGGTCAGAGAGCCTAGTTTGAGATACTTAGACGAGAATGGACCAAGCAACGATGAAACCAGGCTACAAGACCTGGATAAAGTCGAAGAACGGAGAGATATGGCCcacataagaatggtagcccagaagcaacaagtggaaaggtACTACAACAAGAAGGCCAAAGTGCGACCGCTCAAAGTCAGAGATTACGTCCTCAAGGCTAAAACACAAGCAATGAaagatcctaatgaaggaaaattgGGAACAAGCTGGGACGGAACATACAAAATCACAGCCGCAGCAAACAAAGGAGCATTCTAG